One Aciduliprofundum boonei T469 genomic region harbors:
- a CDS encoding CBS domain-containing protein, translating to MIALKTKVSDIMSRNPICVKAPGTKKDVLKTLVKYNITGVPVINEEGKFLGIVSRRDIFENPGEEQIAILMRRDVPTVKEDDSIEYAASVMLRYGRRHIVVVDDEKNVIGVITPQDFLEVIEERKISEPVEKYVTKPCFPLHLCTPLPVVFCAMSLSSLPAFPVVDDDGKLKGIVTDRDLFEKAEVDKSVAISELGLGDDEDSWTWEGLRNVIKLFYMEEKVTLPKIPVEKAMIKDPVTIFSKSPIWEAAKIMRKNNFSQLPVRNTHDDLIAMIYDSDLVASLVGVDYE from the coding sequence GTGATAGCTTTGAAAACAAAGGTGAGCGATATAATGTCCAGAAACCCCATATGCGTCAAAGCACCGGGCACAAAGAAAGATGTTTTAAAAACTCTTGTAAAATACAATATAACAGGAGTGCCCGTTATAAACGAAGAAGGAAAGTTCTTAGGTATAGTTTCTCGCCGCGATATTTTTGAGAATCCTGGGGAGGAGCAAATCGCAATTCTTATGAGAAGAGATGTGCCTACTGTGAAAGAGGATGATAGTATTGAGTATGCAGCTTCTGTTATGCTAAGATATGGGAGGAGGCATATAGTTGTTGTAGACGATGAAAAAAATGTTATTGGAGTAATAACTCCCCAAGATTTCTTGGAAGTCATAGAAGAGAGGAAGATATCGGAGCCGGTGGAGAAGTATGTTACAAAACCATGCTTTCCCCTGCATCTCTGCACTCCCCTACCCGTGGTTTTCTGCGCTATGAGCCTTTCATCTCTACCAGCATTTCCCGTTGTGGATGACGATGGAAAATTGAAAGGAATAGTAACAGATAGAGACTTATTTGAGAAGGCAGAAGTTGATAAAAGCGTTGCCATCTCAGAGCTTGGACTTGGTGACGATGAGGACTCTTGGACTTGGGAAGGGCTTCGCAATGTGATAAAATTATTCTATATGGAAGAGAAAGTCACATTACCTAAAATCCCAGTTGAGAAAGCCATGATAAAAGATCCAGTCACCATATTCTCAAAATCCCCAATCTGGGAAGCGGCAAAGATAATGCGTAAAAACAACTTCTCTCAATTGCCCGTAAGAAATACCCACGATGATTTAATTGCAATGATTTACGATAGTGATTTAGTTGCATCCTTAGTGGGTGTAGATTATGAGTGA
- a CDS encoding haloacid dehalogenase type II gives MKPVMSFDCYGTLIDWEEGIWNTINKILARRGINKRRESILSLYAQIESRAEKEYKPYKEILKEVMGEIGRVLGIKLEEEEKYALVKSIPNWPAFSDSKNALMRIKEDFRIAIISNVDNDIIEETIKNLGVDFDFIITAEMVRAYKPDLRVFKYAKDIMQVDKSNWFHTAQSIYHDIIPAKKLGVKTVWIKRRGFGATPPANTKADFNFLSLEDLANNIGSLK, from the coding sequence ATGAAACCAGTTATGTCCTTTGACTGCTATGGAACTCTGATTGACTGGGAGGAAGGTATATGGAATACCATTAACAAGATTCTTGCAAGAAGAGGGATAAACAAGAGAAGAGAGAGCATTCTTTCTCTGTATGCCCAGATAGAATCAAGAGCAGAAAAGGAGTACAAGCCATACAAAGAGATTTTAAAAGAAGTAATGGGTGAAATTGGGAGAGTTCTGGGTATTAAGCTTGAAGAGGAGGAGAAATATGCCTTGGTAAAGAGCATACCCAATTGGCCAGCATTTTCAGATTCAAAGAATGCATTGATGAGAATAAAGGAAGATTTTAGAATTGCAATAATCTCAAATGTGGATAACGATATTATTGAAGAGACCATTAAAAATTTAGGTGTGGATTTTGATTTTATCATCACCGCAGAAATGGTTAGAGCTTATAAACCAGATTTGAGGGTATTCAAATATGCCAAGGATATTATGCAGGTAGATAAATCCAATTGGTTTCACACTGCTCAGAGTATCTACCATGACATAATTCCCGCAAAAAAATTAGGAGTGAAAACTGTGTGGATAAAAAGAAGAGGATTCGGCGCCACTCCCCCGGCAAATACTAAAGCTGATTTCAATTTTCTATCCTTAGAAGATCTAGCAAATAACATTGGTTCTCTCAAATAA
- a CDS encoding radical SAM protein has translation MNRNIRAVKWFLKTYLDYDRPVYGSFKVTHRCNMQCPFCNVWNDRTPELPTKDVFKIIDRLAESTVTVLSLEGGEPTLRKDILDIIKYAHDQSFYLFMTTNGTLLHKLPLEEYAKYLDFLHISIDEGHNNLYLFEELHKYTSKIKITVQTVVTKNDIDAMEWKVKKVKEAGARILLMPAVALPGAFNLAPPREKIYKELKRLKNKYGSTIVTSDAFIDSLIKDYRCKSFSVMIECNGDIIYPCSVIGWKVGNLLEEDLESILMSEKAKQAREAMYKCTRRCMLYLHAETSNFNNIFNLGKYALSTISGYMRR, from the coding sequence ATGAATCGAAATATTAGGGCAGTAAAATGGTTCCTTAAAACCTACTTGGATTATGATCGTCCGGTTTATGGGTCTTTTAAAGTCACGCATCGCTGCAATATGCAGTGTCCATTTTGCAATGTTTGGAATGATAGAACTCCTGAATTGCCCACCAAGGATGTTTTTAAGATAATAGATCGACTTGCAGAATCTACTGTTACTGTGCTAAGCTTAGAGGGGGGCGAGCCCACACTCCGTAAGGATATATTGGATATAATTAAATACGCTCACGACCAATCTTTTTATCTATTTATGACTACCAATGGAACTCTTCTACATAAATTGCCTTTAGAGGAATATGCAAAATATCTTGATTTTCTCCACATATCCATTGATGAGGGTCATAATAATCTCTATCTATTTGAAGAACTGCACAAATACACTTCAAAGATAAAAATCACTGTGCAAACTGTAGTTACGAAAAATGATATTGATGCTATGGAATGGAAGGTGAAGAAAGTAAAGGAAGCTGGGGCTAGGATACTTCTAATGCCTGCCGTTGCGTTGCCTGGAGCTTTTAATCTGGCTCCCCCAAGAGAGAAAATATACAAGGAATTGAAGAGATTAAAAAATAAGTATGGAAGCACTATCGTAACAAGTGATGCTTTCATAGATAGTTTGATTAAAGATTATCGATGTAAATCTTTCTCTGTTATGATAGAATGCAATGGCGATATCATATATCCTTGCAGTGTAATAGGATGGAAAGTAGGAAATCTTCTGGAAGAGGACTTGGAAAGCATTTTGATGTCCGAGAAGGCAAAGCAAGCTAGGGAGGCCATGTATAAATGCACGAGAAGATGCATGCTCTATTTGCATGCCGAGACATCAAATTTCAATAACATTTTTAATCTTGGTAAGTATGCTCTAAGCACAATAAGCGGATATATGAGGCGATAG